A region of Chlamydia crocodili DNA encodes the following proteins:
- the serS gene encoding serine--tRNA ligase has translation MLDIKLIRKAPEECETRLRRKDPNISLLPILDLDKEVRQLKTDSESLQSQRKLLSTQIHKAKAQGENVSNMLGEVESLSQDLGKLEALLEEKNAVLQDLLVRLPNYPEEDVPVCPDKSGNQVIKSVGSLPTFSFTPKHHVELNQKLQILDFKLPAKTSGSGWPAYKNQGVLLEWALLTYLLNKQREHGFQLWLPPLLVKREILFGSGQIPKFDGQYYRVEDGDQSLYLIPTSEVVLNGFHSQEIFNEKDLPIYYAACTPCFRREAGAAGANERGLVRVHQFNKVEMFAFATPEQANQAYEKMLAVVEDILTELKLPYRLSLLSTGDMSFTASKTIDAEVWLPGQQSYYEVSSISQCTDFQSRRSETRYKDSQGKMHFIHTLNGSGLATPRLFVAILENNQQEDGSVIIPEVLRPYLGNQEVLSPQK, from the coding sequence ATGTTGGATATAAAATTAATACGCAAGGCACCCGAAGAATGCGAAACCCGTCTTCGTAGGAAAGATCCCAATATTTCTCTTCTTCCTATTCTTGATTTGGACAAAGAAGTCCGCCAATTGAAAACAGACTCAGAATCCCTACAATCTCAAAGAAAACTGTTGTCTACACAAATCCATAAAGCCAAAGCTCAAGGTGAAAATGTATCTAATATGCTTGGCGAAGTTGAAAGTCTCTCTCAAGATTTGGGAAAACTAGAAGCCTTACTTGAAGAAAAGAACGCCGTTTTACAAGACCTTCTCGTACGCCTTCCTAATTACCCTGAAGAAGATGTTCCCGTATGTCCTGATAAATCAGGTAATCAAGTAATTAAAAGTGTAGGCTCTTTGCCAACATTTTCTTTCACTCCTAAACATCACGTTGAACTGAATCAAAAATTACAAATTTTAGATTTTAAACTTCCTGCAAAAACTTCAGGATCTGGATGGCCTGCTTATAAAAATCAGGGTGTTCTTTTAGAGTGGGCACTACTTACTTATTTATTAAATAAGCAAAGGGAACACGGATTTCAATTATGGCTCCCCCCTCTTCTTGTAAAACGCGAAATTCTTTTCGGCTCAGGACAAATTCCTAAATTTGACGGTCAATATTATCGTGTAGAAGATGGGGATCAATCTCTTTACCTGATTCCTACTTCTGAGGTTGTTCTTAATGGATTCCATTCTCAAGAAATTTTTAATGAGAAAGATCTACCTATATATTACGCAGCATGTACACCGTGTTTCCGTAGGGAAGCAGGAGCTGCAGGTGCTAACGAACGCGGACTTGTTCGTGTACATCAATTTAATAAAGTAGAGATGTTTGCTTTTGCTACTCCAGAACAAGCTAACCAGGCTTATGAAAAGATGCTTGCTGTTGTAGAAGATATTCTTACAGAATTAAAACTTCCTTACCGTTTATCTTTACTTTCCACAGGAGATATGTCCTTTACGGCATCAAAAACCATAGACGCTGAAGTTTGGTTACCTGGACAGCAATCTTACTATGAGGTTTCTTCTATCTCCCAATGTACAGATTTCCAATCACGTCGTTCAGAAACTCGTTATAAAGATAGTCAAGGGAAAATGCATTTTATTCATACCCTTAATGGTTCAGGTTTAGCAACACCTCGTTTATTTGTTGCAATTTTAGAAAATAATCAGCAAGAAGATGGCTCTGTAATTATTCCTGAAGTTCTACGTCCTTACTTAGGGAATCAGGAAGTATTATCACCTCAAAAATAG
- a CDS encoding VIT1/CCC1 transporter family protein, with product MKTDYDHFKNGTPEEHLKTVRDQHGVCIGEPHTTIKGFFYHLASDALSTGIFLFFIRTLAFLLPMSQGTQTEILFSLGLGWIFYRGCLKAKKAWSYMELSHRFMLQEKEEIEKHPEQERLELNVIFKNQGFKSPLLEEMVDYVSSDSILLLDTMIREELHISMEDFPHPLKQGGTRMLGGLIGLIFFLPLVLCSSYTVAGVLSGVLITILSATKAKILGNDVITEVVWVLGIFITSISIVCTCVKFL from the coding sequence ATGAAGACTGATTATGACCATTTCAAAAACGGAACTCCTGAAGAACATCTCAAGACTGTTCGAGATCAACACGGAGTTTGTATTGGCGAACCCCATACAACAATAAAAGGCTTTTTCTATCATCTAGCAAGCGATGCCCTATCTACAGGTATATTCCTATTTTTCATCAGAACGCTCGCCTTTCTTCTTCCTATGTCTCAAGGAACACAAACAGAGATTCTATTTTCACTAGGATTGGGATGGATTTTTTATCGAGGCTGCCTGAAAGCAAAAAAAGCTTGGTCTTACATGGAGCTTTCCCATCGTTTTATGCTCCAGGAAAAAGAAGAAATAGAAAAACATCCCGAACAAGAACGTTTAGAACTCAACGTTATCTTTAAAAATCAAGGGTTCAAATCTCCCCTTCTTGAAGAAATGGTAGACTATGTCAGTTCTGATTCTATTCTCCTTCTTGATACTATGATCCGTGAAGAACTTCATATTTCTATGGAGGACTTTCCTCATCCTTTAAAACAAGGTGGGACACGTATGCTCGGAGGACTTATCGGTTTAATTTTCTTCTTACCACTAGTCCTCTGTTCTAGTTATACAGTAGCAGGTGTATTATCCGGAGTGCTTATCACTATACTCTCTGCAACAAAAGCAAAAATATTAGGAAATGATGTGATCACAGAAGTTGTCTGGGTTTTAGGTATTTTTATTACCTCCATAAGCATCGTTTGCACTTGTGTAAAATTTTTATAG